In Carassius auratus strain Wakin chromosome 39, ASM336829v1, whole genome shotgun sequence, a genomic segment contains:
- the klb gene encoding beta-klotho, with translation MFRGLFVCVSLALILWGTIEKVQGKASKLWLQPLNETFLQTGVFPSGFLWGVGSAAFPTEGSWDADGKGESVWDRFTHHRDPSSDSYIQWEEDLKSVQYLGVNFYAFSLSWTRIFPDGDATANPNPAGVQHYRRLIGKLKELHVEPVVTLFHWDFPQVLQERFGGWLNRSTADVFADYAAFCFRTFGAEVRFWITMHNPYLLALQGYGTGAHAPGVTGDPADPYIAAHNLLRAHAKAWHIYDKLFRPHQNGKVSITLGSYWVEPLHGQATPANVELCQKTMESVIGWFAEPIYGSGDYPESLKASHRGVIPEFSVQERLWMKGTADFFSLAFERETLKVGKGLARFGLMVNLDLRSVLVWVQQTYGDPQVLIAENGWFSDASVGVEDTVNIYTMKSFILQVMRAVSVDGVRVFGYTAWSLLDGFEWNDGYRIRRGLFYIDFSKAERHRVPKTSAHFYRRLVRDNGFPAENTPHIEGRFPCDFQFGVSESVLQVHLHPFSPQFTDPQLYRWNLSGNGALTPVTGVLLHTRPAQCTDFLFIQRHLFLLGVTGSSHYRFTLDWTQLAPGGDPASVDPEKVRFYRCLLMELQRRGIHPVVILYQPSNLSSSLGLPQPLHANGGWRNASVVEAFVKYAVFCFHEFGALVSTWITINEPNRLNDLYAKERQTVARHLLLAHAKAWHIYDAQFRQKQGGAVSLALHADWVEPANPFLESHKSAQQQFLEFELEIFLDPLIGEGNEGRGNTLIGFSDNERAELKGALDFIALNHFTTCLVSPWKHPKPLNLEHGCSRTKDPTWPRSHLGQALVPWGLRRMLGWVRNHYGDRLPIIVTAAGVDDHAVHDDQLRQSYIRSYLQEALKARELDGVNLKGFYVWRLQDHRHDIKYGLFSSAAHHSRPKASVSVYRDIITHRGFPSTADQRPLTCWDTDNGTSCELCTRIAENKPLLFFSVCVSISMSMLGVLIFISVVRKRRKKKRKMPTNVRVHQRFAMMRVAHGTGLLRH, from the exons ATGTTTCGTGGTTTGTTTGTGTGCGTCTCTTTAGCATTGATTTTATGGGGAACGATTGAGAAGGTCCAGGGGAAAGCATCTAAACTGTGGCTGCAGCCACTCAACGAGACGTTCCTGCAGACTGGTGTGTTTCCCAGCGGGTTTCTGTGGGGTGTTGGGTCTGCGGCATTCCCGACCGAAGGATCCTGGGATGCGGATGGGAAGGGTGAGTCGGTTTGGGATCGCTTTACTCATCATAGGGATCCCTCCAGTGATAGCTACATCCAATGGGAGGAGGATCTGAAGTCAGTTCAGTATCTAGGTGTGAACTTCTATGCTTTTTCTTTATCCTGGACACGGATTTTCCCGGATGGGGATGCCACGGCGAATCCCAACCCGGCTGGAGTGCAGCATTACCGCCGTTTGATCGGGAAGCTGAAGGAGCTTCATGTGGAGCCGGTCGTGACTCTGTTTCACTGGGATTTCCCGCAGGTCCTGCAGGAGCGGTTTGGAGGATGGCTCAACCGAAGCACGGCGGATGTTTTTGCAGATTACGCTGCGTTTTGTTTCCGAACTTTCGGTGCCGAAGTCCGCTTCTGGATTACAATGCATAACCCATATCTCCTGGCTCTCCAGGGCTATGGGACCGGCGCTCACGCTCCTGGAGTGACCGGAGACCCCGCTGACCCCTACATAGCAGCACACAACCTCCTCAGG GCTCATGCTAAAGCGTGGCATATTTACGACAAACTCTTCAGACCCCATCAGAATGGTAAAGTCTCCATCACCCTCGGCTCTTATTGGGTGGAGCCTCTTCACGGCCAGGCCACGCCTGCCAATGTGGAGCTCTGTCAAAAGACCATGGAgtctgtgattggctggttcgCAGAGCCCATATATGGAAGTGGAGATTATCCCGAGTCGCTGAAGGCCTCGCACCGCGGCGTAATCCCAGAGTTCAGTGTGCAGGAGCGGCTCTGGATGAAGGGCACTGCAGACTTCTTCTCTCTGGCCTTTGAGCGGGAGACGCTGAAGGTGGGTAAAGGACTGGCCCGGTTCGGGCTGATGGTGAATCTGGACCTGAGGAGCGTTCTGGTCTGGGTCCAGCAGACTTACGGTGATCCGCAGGTGCTGATAGCAGAGAACGGATGGTTTTCTGATGCTTCTGTTGGAGTTGAGGACACTGTGAACATTTATACTATGAAGTCATTCATCTTACAAGTAATGCGAG CCGTTTCTGTAGATGGAGTGCGTGTGTTCGGATACACGGCCTGGAGTCTGTTGGATGGGTTTGAGTGGAATGATGGTTACAGAATACGGAGAGGTTTATTCTACATTGACTTTAGTAAAGCTGAGCGCCACAGAGTCCCGAAGACCAGCGCTCACTTCTACAGAAGGCTGGTCAGAGACAACGGATTCCCAGCCGAAAACACGCCACACATCGAGGGACGATTCCCCTGTGACTTCCAGTTCGGTGTGTCCGAGTCAGTATTACAG GTGCATCTGCATCCGTTCTCGCCTCAGTTCACCGATCCGCAGCTGTACCGCTGGAACCTGTCGGGCAACGGTGCTCTCACACCCGTCACTGGAGTCCTGCTTCACACACGGCCGGCACAGTGCACAGACTTCCTGTTCATCCAGCGGCACCTCTTCCTGCTGGGGGTCACGGGGTCATCGCACTACCGTTTCACTCTAGACTGGACACAGCTTGCGCCCGGCGGTGACCCGGCATCTGTTGACCCAGAGAAGGTTCGGTTCTACAGGTGTTTGTTGATGGAGCTCCAGCGCAGAGGAATCCATCCGGTCGTGATCCTGTATCAACCCAGCAACCTCTCGTCCTCACTGGGTTTACCTCAACCACTACACGCTAACGGCGGATGGAGAAACGCTAGCGTTGTGGAAGCATTTGTCAAGTATGCTGTGTTTTGCTTTCATGAATTTGGAGCCTTGGTGTCGACGTGGATCACCATTAATGAGCCAAACCGGTTAAATGATTTGTATGCCAAGGAACGACAAACAGTGGCACGTCACTTGCTATTAGCGCACGCAAAGGCGTGGCACATTTATGATGCGCAGTTTAGACAGAAACAAGGCGGGGCTGTTAGTTTGGCTCTTCATGCTGATTGGGTTGAACCGGCCAATCCATTTTTAGAATCTCACAAATCCGCCCAGCAACAGTTTTTGGAGTTCGAACTGGAAATTTTTCTCGACCCTCTGATTGGTGAAGGGAATGAGGGGCGTGGCAATACTCTGATTGGCTTCTCCGACAACGAAAGGGCGGAGCTTAAAGGGGCACTCGATTTCATCGCACTTAATCACTTCACGACGTGTTTGGtgtcgccatggaaacacccgAAGCCACTGAACTTGGAGCATGGCTGCTCGCGGACAAAGGATCCCACCTGGCCAAGATCGCACCTGGGACAGGCACTCGTGCCCTGGGGCCTCCGCAGGATGCTGGGATGGGTGAGGAATCACTATGGTGATCGCCTCCCCATCATCGTCACGGCAGCAGGGGTGGACGATCATGCGGTTCATGATGACCAGCTGAGACAGAGCTATATCAGGAGCTACCTGCAGGAGGCACTGAAGG CTCGTGAGTTGGACGGCGTCAATCTGAAAGGGTTTTATGTCTGGAGGCTTCAGGACCATCGTCATGATATCAAGTATGGTCTCTTCAGCTCTGCCGCTCATCACTCTCGACCCAAAGCGTCTGTCAGCGTGTACCGGGACATCATCACTCACCGCGGGTTCCCATCCACAGCTGACCAGCGACCTTTGACCTGCTGGGACACGGACAACGGGACGAGCTGCGAGCTCTGCACACGGATCGCGGAGAACAAGCCCCTGCTGTTCTTCAGCGTGTGTGTGTCTATCAGCATGTCCATGCTCGGCGTGCTCATCTTCATCTCtgtggtgaggaagaggaggaagaagaagaggaaaatgCCAACTAATGTCAGAGTCCATCAGAGGTTCGCTATGATGAGGGTGGCTCACGGAACAGGACTCCTGCGccattaa